One window from the genome of Planctomycetia bacterium encodes:
- a CDS encoding UDP-2,3-diacylglucosamine diphosphatase has product MHALIISDLHLGARNCQHQLLLGRLSPLSLRSFSHVMLNGDVVDHLNFGYFQPRDWAVIHRLQQLAREDRLVVIQGNHDRPKRSRDGCISRQLLGDILNVELKTELTLYIDGQRFLMTHGDQYDQTLNMTTLGCVAEAVYRQTQRWHQPTSRWLKRKSKAILGIEHAVRKKAMADARKRGFDGIILGHTHYAHLETHQDGLTYFNSGSWVDDDCTFLELQHDRLNLKHWKGTNLNGLTIPRQVNVQSGQNSMEPALAVSLG; this is encoded by the coding sequence ATGCATGCTCTGATTATCAGCGATCTGCACCTGGGGGCACGGAACTGCCAGCATCAGCTATTGCTCGGCAGGCTTTCGCCACTTTCGCTCCGATCTTTCTCGCATGTCATGCTCAATGGCGACGTGGTCGATCATCTCAATTTCGGATACTTTCAGCCACGCGACTGGGCTGTCATTCATCGCCTGCAGCAACTCGCTCGCGAAGATCGCCTCGTCGTCATTCAAGGTAATCATGATCGACCTAAGCGTTCACGCGATGGCTGTATCAGCAGACAACTGCTGGGCGATATTCTAAATGTTGAGCTGAAAACCGAACTGACACTCTACATCGATGGCCAGCGGTTCCTCATGACGCATGGCGACCAGTACGATCAGACCTTGAACATGACAACGCTAGGCTGCGTAGCGGAGGCAGTCTATCGACAGACGCAGCGCTGGCATCAACCCACTTCTCGTTGGCTAAAACGGAAAAGCAAAGCCATTCTGGGCATTGAGCATGCCGTTAGAAAGAAAGCAATGGCTGATGCCCGGAAACGCGGCTTCGATGGCATCATCCTGGGGCACACCCACTATGCCCATCTGGAAACCCATCAGGATGGACTGACCTATTTTAACTCAGGCTCCTGGGTCGATGACGATTGCACTTTCCTCGAACTGCAACACGACAGGCTGAATCTGAAACACTGGAAGGGCACGAACCTCAACGGTCTGACAATTCCCCGGCAGGTTAATGTCCAATCTGGCCAGAATAGCATGGAACCTGCATTGGCAGTCTCACTGGGATGA
- a CDS encoding sulfatase: protein MLRSALWIFLCLPAVLVAQQPNLVIMMCDDQRADAMSGAGNPVIKTPNMDRLAREGMTFKNMFVTNALCAPSRATLLTGLYSHKNGVTDNYGNEIPANIKILPDYLRAAGYEVAFCGKSHIKGALRDRTWDYYFGYKDQGRYIDPIIAEGVKGEDKVWPGYMDDVVTDKAMAWLKQPRSKPFCLFLFFKAPHRQWVPAPRHKTLYADVNIPKPSLWDHLGQGKPAAFLMAANMFGQFPDTKDFAGMMRDYYRTITAVDDNIGKVFSCLQEPQQLDKTVLMHTSDNGFFLGEWQRFDKRFMHEPSIRVPLLVRFPPMVKPGTVCEKMVINTDLAPTILDLAGVMPDPSMQGRSFKPLLAGKDVPWRKDWYYEYHEYPDVSHNVQKMRGIRTDQYKLIHYHEPPLRYAEAFELYDLKNDPEEKVNLQGRPAMKPVKVQLLSRMKELREELGAN from the coding sequence ATGCTGCGTTCTGCTCTTTGGATATTCCTGTGCCTGCCTGCCGTGCTGGTTGCCCAGCAGCCAAACCTGGTCATCATGATGTGTGACGACCAGCGAGCCGATGCCATGAGTGGTGCAGGCAACCCGGTCATCAAGACTCCCAACATGGATCGCCTGGCTCGCGAAGGTATGACGTTCAAGAACATGTTCGTCACCAATGCGCTCTGTGCTCCAAGCCGTGCCACGCTTTTGACGGGTTTGTACTCGCACAAAAATGGCGTGACCGATAACTACGGCAATGAGATACCTGCGAATATCAAGATACTTCCTGATTATCTGCGTGCTGCTGGTTACGAAGTGGCGTTCTGTGGCAAATCGCACATCAAAGGGGCATTACGCGACCGCACGTGGGATTATTACTTTGGCTACAAGGATCAGGGCCGGTACATCGATCCCATCATTGCCGAAGGTGTGAAAGGCGAGGATAAAGTCTGGCCAGGCTACATGGATGATGTGGTGACCGACAAGGCCATGGCTTGGCTCAAGCAGCCTCGCAGCAAACCATTCTGTTTGTTTCTGTTTTTCAAGGCGCCGCATCGCCAATGGGTGCCTGCCCCCAGGCACAAAACGCTTTATGCTGATGTGAACATCCCCAAGCCGTCGCTCTGGGATCACTTAGGGCAAGGCAAGCCCGCAGCCTTCCTGATGGCTGCCAACATGTTCGGACAGTTTCCTGACACGAAAGATTTTGCAGGCATGATGCGCGATTACTACCGCACCATCACTGCAGTTGATGACAACATAGGCAAAGTGTTTAGCTGTCTGCAGGAGCCTCAACAGCTTGATAAAACCGTTTTGATGCACACATCTGATAACGGCTTCTTCCTTGGAGAATGGCAGCGGTTCGACAAACGATTCATGCATGAGCCTTCCATACGTGTACCTTTGCTGGTGCGGTTTCCGCCTATGGTCAAGCCTGGCACTGTCTGCGAAAAGATGGTCATCAACACCGATCTAGCTCCCACCATTCTCGATTTAGCTGGGGTAATGCCTGATCCATCCATGCAGGGACGAAGCTTCAAGCCTCTGCTGGCAGGCAAGGACGTTCCCTGGCGTAAAGACTGGTATTACGAGTACCACGAATACCCCGATGTTTCCCACAATGTGCAGAAGATGCGAGGCATCAGAACGGACCAATACAAACTCATTCATTACCACGAACCGCCTCTTCGTTATGCTGAAGCGTTCGAACTCTATGATCTGAAGAACGATCCTGAAGAGAAAGTAAACTTGCAGGGCCGACCAGCCATGAAGCCGGTGAAAGTGCAGTTACTCAGCAGAATGAAAGAACTGCGTGAAGAACTCGGTGCGAACTAG
- a CDS encoding flippase-like domain-containing protein — protein MKWSPRYKLILQTVITLLVLVFVAIAFWNPLQQLWEHPVDWQEGYLVCAGLAYLVGISFSMSFWWLSMLSLGQQPVPMRVPWAYFLGHLAKYVPGKALVVLLRTVLVKGPRCKLEVAATTVVYETVVFMAVGALFAAGVVLIQGPLGERLNYLHVALLLAGAVPLMIPPVFNAIMHRLTFPLRKLPDGTHAPFPRLGIKILGLGVLLQSCCSVLMGVSLALVVIAVRSDINPWPMLPELVAKLAAATVLGFVIPTPAGLGTREWAIMVLLQNQIGADYAALVALLLRITWLISECAMVVFLLPFRNVGEKSVSADAATSLQIPPLTPPPLPPGEEESKT, from the coding sequence ATGAAATGGTCACCCCGCTACAAGCTGATTCTACAAACAGTGATCACGCTTCTGGTGCTGGTCTTTGTCGCCATCGCGTTCTGGAATCCCCTGCAGCAACTGTGGGAACATCCGGTCGATTGGCAGGAAGGCTACCTGGTTTGTGCGGGATTGGCTTATCTGGTTGGAATATCTTTTTCGATGTCATTCTGGTGGCTGTCGATGTTGAGCCTGGGACAACAGCCTGTGCCAATGCGGGTGCCCTGGGCTTATTTTCTCGGACACCTGGCGAAGTATGTGCCTGGCAAAGCATTAGTGGTGTTGCTGCGAACGGTGCTGGTGAAAGGCCCCCGCTGCAAGCTGGAAGTTGCTGCCACCACCGTCGTGTATGAAACCGTGGTGTTCATGGCAGTGGGAGCATTATTTGCTGCGGGAGTAGTGCTGATTCAAGGTCCATTGGGCGAACGACTGAATTACCTGCATGTTGCCTTGCTGCTGGCGGGTGCGGTGCCTTTGATGATCCCACCCGTGTTCAATGCCATCATGCATCGACTGACCTTCCCGCTTCGCAAGCTGCCTGATGGCACGCACGCACCTTTTCCCCGGCTGGGAATCAAGATTCTGGGGCTGGGTGTATTGCTGCAATCCTGTTGTTCAGTCTTGATGGGTGTCAGCCTGGCATTGGTGGTAATTGCCGTTCGATCAGATATCAACCCCTGGCCGATGTTGCCTGAACTGGTGGCCAAGCTGGCAGCAGCAACCGTACTGGGGTTTGTAATACCCACGCCGGCTGGATTGGGTACGCGCGAATGGGCGATCATGGTGTTGTTGCAAAATCAGATTGGTGCAGATTACGCAGCTCTGGTGGCTCTGCTGCTTCGCATCACCTGGCTGATCAGTGAATGTGCGATGGTGGTGTTCCTGTTGCCGTTTCGGAATGTGGGGGAGAAGAGTGTTTCAGCTGATGCTGCAACATCATTGCAAATCCCTCCCCTCACCCCACCCCCTCTCCCTCCAGGAGAGGAGGAGAGTAAGACTTAA
- a CDS encoding DUF433 domain-containing protein translates to MFDSIVTDPKMLGGKPFIKGTRISVEFILELVASGASVSEIVKNYPFLKEEAVRDAILFAASSVKNDLYLSAGAA, encoded by the coding sequence ATGTTTGACAGTATCGTTACGGATCCCAAAATGCTCGGTGGAAAACCCTTTATCAAAGGGACACGCATCAGTGTTGAATTCATTCTAGAACTGGTCGCCTCGGGAGCTTCTGTTTCAGAAATCGTGAAGAACTATCCTTTTCTGAAAGAGGAGGCTGTACGAGACGCCATTTTGTTTGCAGCCAGTAGTGTCAAGAATGACCTCTATCTCTCCGCTGGTGCGGCATGA
- the asnS gene encoding asparagine--tRNA ligase, with the protein MQCMSVSDARQASAVGKQIKLQGWVRTRRDSKGGFSFIELNDGSCQGNVQIVAEGKLPNYETVIKKLNIGACIEVTGNVIASPAKGQATEVQATEVTLLGEADPESYPLQKKGASFEFLRTIAHLRPRTNTFGAMARIRNQVCYSIHQFFQERGFLYIHTPIITASDCEGAGELFKVTTLPLEKVPQLPPATGATQQKHESNVDFSRDFFGKPAYLTVSGQLQVESFACSLGKVYTFGPTFRAENSNTPRHLAEFWMIEPEMAFYDLQDNMNLAEAFIKRIIGDALKNCKEDMQFFNDRIDKDLLARLEGIQKEDFLRVSYTEAVDILEKSGQTWEFPVGWGKDLQSEHERYLTEKHFGKPVILYNYPRTLKPFYMRVNDDGKTVRAMDVLVPGVGEIIGGSQREERLEMLTQRLKEQGLPVEPYAWYLDLRKFGTVPHSGFGLGLERALLLLTGMANIRDVIPFPRTPGNAEF; encoded by the coding sequence ATGCAGTGCATGAGTGTTTCCGATGCCCGACAGGCATCCGCAGTAGGCAAACAGATTAAGCTCCAGGGCTGGGTGCGTACCCGGCGCGATTCCAAAGGTGGCTTCAGCTTCATTGAGCTTAACGATGGCTCCTGCCAGGGTAATGTCCAGATTGTTGCGGAAGGCAAACTGCCCAACTACGAAACAGTCATCAAGAAGCTTAATATCGGTGCCTGCATCGAAGTAACCGGCAATGTCATCGCATCCCCCGCCAAGGGGCAGGCAACGGAAGTACAAGCCACGGAAGTTACACTGCTGGGCGAAGCCGATCCGGAAAGTTATCCCCTGCAGAAGAAGGGCGCTTCGTTTGAGTTCCTGCGTACCATCGCACACTTGCGGCCTCGAACTAATACGTTCGGTGCGATGGCCCGCATCCGCAATCAGGTCTGTTATTCCATCCATCAGTTCTTTCAGGAACGGGGCTTTCTGTATATTCACACGCCGATCATCACTGCCAGCGATTGCGAAGGGGCAGGGGAACTGTTCAAGGTCACCACGCTGCCACTGGAAAAGGTTCCACAATTGCCGCCGGCAACGGGTGCTACACAACAGAAGCATGAATCCAATGTCGATTTCAGTCGTGATTTCTTCGGCAAGCCAGCCTACTTGACCGTGTCAGGCCAATTGCAGGTAGAAAGTTTCGCCTGCAGCCTGGGCAAAGTCTACACCTTCGGTCCAACTTTTCGGGCCGAGAATTCCAACACACCCAGGCACCTCGCTGAGTTCTGGATGATCGAACCGGAGATGGCGTTCTACGATCTCCAGGACAACATGAACCTCGCGGAGGCATTCATCAAGCGCATCATTGGCGATGCACTCAAGAACTGCAAGGAAGACATGCAGTTCTTCAACGACCGCATCGACAAGGATCTGCTAGCCAGGCTCGAAGGCATTCAGAAGGAAGACTTCCTGCGGGTTTCCTACACCGAAGCGGTTGACATACTGGAAAAGTCGGGCCAGACCTGGGAATTCCCTGTCGGCTGGGGTAAAGATCTGCAATCCGAGCATGAACGCTACCTGACCGAAAAGCACTTTGGCAAGCCGGTGATTCTCTACAACTATCCGCGAACGCTCAAGCCTTTCTACATGCGGGTCAACGATGATGGCAAAACCGTCCGTGCTATGGATGTGCTGGTGCCCGGTGTGGGTGAAATCATTGGAGGCAGCCAGCGTGAAGAACGACTCGAAATGCTGACGCAGCGATTGAAGGAACAAGGCCTGCCTGTGGAACCTTATGCCTGGTATCTTGATTTACGCAAGTTTGGCACCGTGCCTCATTCCGGTTTTGGCTTGGGCCTGGAACGTGCCTTGCTGCTGCTCACCGGCATGGCCAACATCCGCGATGTGATCCCGTTCCCTCGAACACCTGGCAACGCCGAGTTTTAA
- a CDS encoding PD40 domain-containing protein, with the protein MVRMGMFFISLAILMFSCESTEVWAFQTKKINILNMEKLNTVANEDDPCIMADNSQLIFTSDEGGTVQLRMASRKSAGEPLTRERIVDELAGEGECRSACLLPKDKEGWEYLYFATQYHTDKKKPNLDLYRVGRFSPQRPFQGYNAASPVQITATVEDEAYPCLSADGKELYFSRRKTTGWKLMRCLARELHVYESMAEVTMPEGYHHVTLSRSGLTMILQGPVKPGEPLQGLFFSKRPDKQGLWSEPESLKSVNDTQGMIGTCSPCLSADNKYLYFASDRPGGKGGLDLYVVAVGEIEELKK; encoded by the coding sequence ATGGTTCGCATGGGCATGTTTTTCATCAGCTTGGCAATTCTGATGTTCTCCTGTGAGTCCACGGAAGTGTGGGCATTTCAAACAAAGAAAATCAACATTCTCAACATGGAGAAACTGAACACCGTTGCCAACGAAGATGATCCCTGCATCATGGCGGACAACTCGCAGTTGATCTTCACCAGCGATGAAGGTGGCACTGTTCAATTAAGAATGGCATCCCGCAAGAGTGCAGGTGAACCACTCACTCGCGAACGCATCGTCGATGAACTCGCCGGTGAAGGCGAATGCCGCTCGGCCTGCCTGCTGCCCAAGGATAAAGAGGGCTGGGAATATCTCTACTTCGCCACGCAGTATCACACCGATAAGAAAAAACCAAATCTTGATCTCTATCGTGTAGGCCGGTTCAGTCCGCAGCGGCCGTTCCAGGGTTACAACGCCGCCAGTCCGGTGCAGATTACAGCAACCGTGGAGGATGAAGCCTATCCGTGCTTGTCAGCAGATGGCAAGGAACTCTATTTCAGCAGAAGAAAAACCACTGGCTGGAAACTGATGCGATGTCTTGCACGTGAATTGCACGTCTACGAGAGCATGGCGGAAGTAACTATGCCGGAAGGCTATCATCACGTAACGCTTTCCCGCAGCGGACTGACCATGATACTTCAAGGGCCAGTCAAGCCAGGTGAACCGCTGCAAGGATTGTTTTTCAGCAAAAGGCCTGACAAGCAGGGGCTTTGGTCGGAACCCGAGTCACTGAAGTCAGTCAATGACACCCAGGGCATGATTGGAACCTGTTCACCCTGTTTGAGTGCTGACAACAAGTACTTGTACTTTGCCAGCGATCGTCCAGGGGGCAAAGGTGGCCTGGACCTGTACGTGGTAGCGGTCGGCGAAATCGAAGAACTCAAGAAGTAA